A region from the Malus domestica chromosome 07, GDT2T_hap1 genome encodes:
- the LOC103410207 gene encoding cytochrome b561 and DOMON domain-containing protein At3g61750, which produces MASPGYWVVFASMFAFRLCILTLVLETKFFVMADDDSYVPGVNSVSRGNVESELCDNDLSNFMLPPYNNSSSDLVCRPIWSTFVLRYSQTEDHVVNIILSVVYTTGWVGMGFSRNGMMVGSSAIVGWINKKGQVRIKQYYLQGSKVSQVIPDKGELPLTGIPASVVIHGPRIYLAFQMKFKTHLARQPIILAIGSGSPKHNHLTIHNDKTTVLFDFSLGSASVGEAPSDLGQMKKNHGILAIFGWGLIIPIGAIVPRYLKHKEPLWYYLHSMIQFVGFVIQFVRYPTLLVPKKESWISIN; this is translated from the exons ATGGCGAGCCCGGGGTATTGGGTGGTTTTTGCTTCGATGTTTGCTTTCAGGCTATGTATTCTGACCCTTGTCTTGGAGACCAAGTTTTTTGTTATGGCTGATGATGACAGTTATGTTCCGGGGGTTAATAGCGTCAGCAGGGGCAATGTTGAATCGGAGCTTTGTGACAATGATCTGAGCAATTTTATGCTACCACCATATAATAATTCATCATCTGATCTAGTCTGCAGGCCTATTTGGAGCACTTTTGTTCTGAGA TACTCTCAGACAGAAGATCATGTCGTGAACATTATATTATCTGTTGTATACACCACAGGATGGGTAGGAATGGGATTTTCCAGAAATGGAATGATGGTTGGTTCAAGTGCAATAGTGGGATGGATTAACAAAAAAGGCCAAGTAAGAATTAAGCAATACTATTTGCAAGGCTCCAAGGTGTCACAAGTCATACCAGACAAAGGTGAATTGCCACTCACTGGCATTCCTGCTTCTGTTGTGATTCATGGACCTAGAATTTACTTGGCTTTTCAGATGAAATTCAAAACTCATCTTGCTCGTCAGCCAATCATCTTAGCTATCGGAAGCGGTTCCCCCAAGCACAACCACCTAACCATACACAATGATAAAACAACCGTCTTGTTCGATTTCTCTTTAGGCTCAGCATCTGTGGGAGAGGCACCTAGTGATCTTGGACAAATGAAGAAGAACCATGGAATATTGGCTATATTTGGATGGGGTCTAATAATTCCTATTGGGGCAATTGTGCCAAGATACTTGAAGCACAAGGAACCTTTGTGGTACTATCTCCATTCAATGATTCAATTTGTTGGATTTGTGATTCAATTTgttagatatccaactctcctggtaccaaagaaggagagttggatatctataaactag